A stretch of the Halomonas sp. CH40 genome encodes the following:
- a CDS encoding nitrate reductase subunit alpha, protein MSHFIDRLNFFRKSREPFANDHGEVRQEDRQWEDSYRRRWQHDKVVRSTHGVNCTGSCSWKIYVKNGLVTWETQQTDYPRTRPDLPNHEPRGCPRGASYSWYLYSANRLKHPLVRATLIKLWREALALKKDPVDAWEYIVSDPEKTKQYKCARGMGGFVRADWDELNELIAASNVYTAKQFGPDRIIGFSPIPAMSMVSYAAGSRYLSLIGGVCMSFYDWYCDLPPASPQTWGEQTDVPESADWYNSGYIIAWGSNVPQTRTPDAHFFTEVRYKGTKTVSITPDYAEVSKLTDEWLSAKQGTDAALAMAMGHVILKEFHLENPSAYFTEYVRQYTDMPFLVELETREDGTLVPGRQLRAADFSDNMGQDNNPEWKTVVWDENRDQLVVPRGSIGFRWNEEEVNQGKWNLEPLDADGAEIKPLLTLAKAHDEVARVAFPYFGGIEHEHFAHVEGASGDRLYHCLPAKKMQKADGTQILAVTVFDLMCANYGIDRGFGKDGEDDGATSYDQIKPYTPAWQEKITGVPAQQAARIGREFADNAHKTQGRSMIIVGAGMNHWYHMDMNYRGLINMLVMCGCIGQSGGGWAHYVGQEKLRPQTGWLPLAFGLDWTRPPRHMNSTSFFYNHSSQWRYEKLEIKEILSPLADTSRHTGSLIDYNVRAERMGWLPSAPQLGTNPLRIAKAAKAAGMGTKEYAVEQLKKGELAFAAEDPDNPQNFPRNMFIWRSNLLGSSGKGHEYMLKYLLGTRHGIQGKDLGDFGGQKPEEVKWLDEAPEGKLDLLVTLDFRMSTTCMFSDVVLPTATWYEKNDLNTSDMHPFIHPLTAATDPAWESRSDWDIYKGIAKAFSKACVGHLGEETDLVTLPMQHDSPGELAQVDVKDWKKGECEPIPGKTMPALLEVQRNYPETYERFTSLGPALEKLGNGGKGINWNTDAEVELLGKLNHRKLEGSSKGRPCIETAIDAAETVLTLAPETNGQVAVKAWEALSKITGREHAHLAHPKEDEKIRFRDIVAQPRKIISSPTWSGLEDEHVSYNAGYTNVHELIPWRTVSGRQQFYQDHAWMRDFGESLLVYRPPINTKAAENFQLPADNGYKSKALNFLTPHQKWGIHSTYSDNLMMLTLNRGGPVVWLSEDDAAEIGIEDNDWLEVYNANGSIAARAVVSQRIKVGMVMMYHAQERIVNVPGSEITGTRGGIHNSVTRVCPKPTHMIGGYAQLSYSFNYYGTVGSNRDEFVLVRKMKHIDWLDGEGNDYVQEAVK, encoded by the coding sequence ATGAGTCATTTCATTGATCGGCTGAATTTTTTCCGCAAATCGCGCGAGCCCTTTGCCAACGACCACGGCGAAGTGCGCCAGGAAGATCGTCAGTGGGAAGACAGTTATCGTCGCCGCTGGCAGCATGACAAGGTGGTGCGTTCGACCCACGGGGTCAACTGCACTGGCTCGTGCAGCTGGAAAATCTACGTCAAGAATGGCCTGGTCACCTGGGAAACCCAGCAGACGGATTACCCACGTACCCGCCCGGATCTGCCTAACCATGAGCCGCGTGGCTGTCCGCGTGGAGCCAGTTACTCCTGGTACCTGTATAGCGCCAACCGTCTCAAACACCCGCTGGTGCGCGCCACCCTGATCAAGCTGTGGCGTGAAGCGCTGGCGCTGAAAAAAGACCCGGTGGACGCTTGGGAATACATTGTTTCCGACCCGGAAAAAACCAAGCAGTACAAGTGCGCTCGCGGTATGGGCGGCTTTGTGCGCGCCGACTGGGATGAGCTCAACGAGCTGATTGCCGCTTCCAACGTTTACACCGCCAAGCAGTTCGGGCCGGACCGTATCATTGGTTTCTCGCCGATCCCCGCCATGTCGATGGTCAGCTATGCCGCTGGTAGCCGCTATCTCTCCTTGATTGGCGGCGTCTGTATGAGTTTCTACGACTGGTACTGCGATCTGCCGCCCGCCAGCCCCCAAACCTGGGGTGAGCAGACCGACGTGCCGGAATCCGCCGATTGGTATAACTCTGGCTATATCATTGCCTGGGGCTCCAACGTACCGCAAACGCGCACGCCGGATGCCCACTTCTTCACCGAGGTGCGCTACAAGGGCACCAAGACGGTCTCCATCACGCCGGATTACGCCGAAGTCTCCAAGCTGACCGATGAATGGCTCTCCGCCAAACAGGGCACCGATGCCGCCCTGGCCATGGCCATGGGGCATGTGATTCTCAAGGAATTCCACCTTGAAAACCCCAGCGCCTACTTTACTGAGTATGTGCGTCAGTACACCGATATGCCGTTTCTGGTCGAACTGGAAACCCGCGAAGACGGCACTCTGGTGCCGGGCCGTCAGCTGCGCGCGGCGGACTTTTCCGACAACATGGGCCAGGACAACAACCCGGAATGGAAAACCGTCGTCTGGGATGAAAACCGCGACCAGTTGGTGGTGCCACGGGGCTCGATCGGTTTCCGCTGGAATGAAGAAGAAGTTAACCAGGGCAAGTGGAACCTGGAGCCGCTGGATGCCGACGGCGCAGAAATCAAGCCGCTGTTGACCCTGGCTAAGGCCCATGACGAAGTGGCTCGGGTGGCCTTCCCCTACTTTGGCGGCATCGAGCACGAGCATTTTGCCCATGTGGAAGGTGCAAGCGGCGACCGCCTTTACCATTGCCTGCCCGCCAAGAAGATGCAGAAGGCGGATGGTACCCAGATTCTGGCGGTCACCGTCTTTGACCTGATGTGTGCCAACTACGGGATTGACCGTGGCTTTGGCAAGGACGGCGAAGATGACGGTGCCACCTCCTACGATCAGATCAAACCATATACCCCGGCCTGGCAGGAAAAGATCACTGGCGTACCTGCCCAGCAGGCCGCGCGTATCGGTCGTGAATTCGCTGACAATGCCCACAAGACCCAAGGGCGCAGCATGATCATTGTCGGTGCCGGTATGAACCACTGGTACCACATGGACATGAACTACCGTGGCCTGATCAACATGCTGGTGATGTGCGGTTGTATCGGCCAGAGCGGCGGCGGCTGGGCCCACTATGTTGGCCAGGAAAAGCTGCGCCCGCAGACCGGCTGGCTGCCGCTGGCCTTTGGTCTGGACTGGACGCGCCCACCGCGCCACATGAACTCGACCTCTTTCTTCTATAACCACTCCTCCCAGTGGCGCTACGAAAAGCTGGAAATCAAGGAAATCCTCTCACCCCTGGCGGATACCTCACGCCACACCGGAAGCCTGATTGACTACAACGTGCGCGCTGAACGCATGGGCTGGCTGCCATCGGCGCCCCAGCTGGGTACCAACCCGCTGCGCATCGCCAAAGCGGCCAAGGCGGCCGGTATGGGCACCAAGGAATACGCCGTTGAGCAGCTTAAGAAAGGTGAGCTGGCGTTTGCGGCCGAAGACCCGGATAACCCCCAGAACTTCCCGCGTAACATGTTTATCTGGCGCTCGAACCTGCTGGGCAGCTCCGGCAAGGGCCATGAGTACATGCTCAAGTACCTGCTGGGCACCCGCCACGGTATCCAGGGCAAGGATCTGGGCGATTTCGGCGGCCAGAAGCCGGAAGAGGTGAAGTGGCTTGACGAGGCGCCGGAAGGCAAGCTCGACCTGCTGGTGACCTTGGACTTCCGGATGTCCACCACCTGCATGTTCTCGGATGTCGTGCTGCCAACCGCCACCTGGTACGAGAAGAACGACCTTAATACCTCGGATATGCACCCCTTTATCCACCCGCTGACCGCGGCCACGGACCCCGCCTGGGAATCACGCAGCGACTGGGACATTTACAAGGGTATTGCCAAGGCATTCTCCAAGGCCTGTGTCGGCCATCTGGGTGAAGAGACCGACCTGGTGACGCTGCCGATGCAGCATGACTCCCCCGGGGAGCTGGCCCAGGTGGACGTCAAGGACTGGAAAAAAGGCGAGTGCGAGCCGATTCCTGGCAAGACCATGCCAGCCCTGCTGGAAGTGCAGCGCAATTACCCGGAAACCTATGAGCGCTTCACCTCGCTTGGCCCGGCGCTGGAAAAGCTTGGCAACGGCGGCAAGGGCATCAACTGGAACACGGATGCCGAAGTTGAGCTGCTCGGCAAGCTGAACCATCGCAAGCTGGAAGGCTCCTCGAAAGGGCGCCCGTGCATCGAAACCGCCATTGATGCAGCCGAAACCGTACTGACCCTGGCACCCGAAACCAATGGCCAGGTGGCCGTCAAGGCCTGGGAAGCACTGTCAAAAATCACCGGCCGCGAGCATGCTCACCTGGCGCACCCCAAGGAAGACGAGAAAATCCGCTTCCGGGATATCGTTGCTCAGCCGCGCAAGATTATCTCCAGCCCCACCTGGTCAGGCCTGGAAGATGAGCATGTGTCCTACAACGCCGGTTACACCAACGTGCATGAGCTGATTCCATGGCGCACGGTGAGTGGCCGTCAGCAGTTCTACCAGGATCACGCCTGGATGCGCGACTTCGGTGAAAGCCTGCTGGTCTACCGCCCGCCGATCAACACCAAGGCGGCAGAGAACTTCCAGCTGCCAGCGGATAACGGCTACAAGAGCAAGGCGCTGAACTTCCTCACGCCGCACCAGAAGTGGGGGATTCACTCGACCTACTCCGACAACCTGATGATGCTCACCCTCAACCGGGGCGGCCCTGTGGTATGGCTTTCGGAAGACGATGCAGCGGAGATCGGCATAGAAGACAACGACTGGCTTGAAGTCTACAACGCCAACGGCTCGATTGCCGCCCGCGCTGTGGTCAGCCAGCGCATCAAGGTGGGCATGGTGATGATGTACCACGCCCAGGAGCGCATTGTGAATGTGCCCGGTTCGGAAATTACCGGCACCCGTGGCGGCATCCACAACTCGGTCACCCGTGTCTGCCCCAAGCCGACCCATATGATCGGCGGCTACGCGCAGCTCTCTTACAGCTTCAACTACTACGGCACCGTGGGCTCCAACCGTGACGAGTTCGTGCTGGTGCGCAAGATGAAGCACATCGACTGGCTCGATGGTGAAGGTAACGATTACGTCCAGGAGGCCGTGAAATGA